Proteins encoded in a region of the Tripterygium wilfordii isolate XIE 37 chromosome 21, ASM1340144v1, whole genome shotgun sequence genome:
- the LOC119989680 gene encoding reactive oxygen species modulator 1-like produces the protein MARDSCLARITAGVAVGGAVGGAVGAVYGTYEAIRYKVPGLLKVRYIGQTTLGSAAIFGLFLGAGSLIHCGKSY, from the exons ATGGCAAGAGATAGCTGCTTGGCTCGGATTACCGCCGGGGTTGCCGTGGGCGGCGCAGTTGGCGGCGCTGTTG GTGCTGTTTATGGGACTTATGAGGCTATCAGGTATAAG GTTCCTGGGCTGCTAAAAGTTAGATATATTGGGCAAACGACATTGGGCAGTGCAGCTATTTTCGGTCTTTTCTTGGGTGCTGGGAGCTTGATACATTGTGGAAAATCTTACTGA
- the LOC119989599 gene encoding LOB domain-containing protein 17-like: MPRKAAERCIACRTLGDRRCWKEHCFWAPYFPYGQKEEEFSMMHEIFDADFVRATLYRIPDNTQEGKEQRHKAVESFVWEARIWKENPAFPPLAHFLSAVERVKELQSNINNIISFKTEPFIKPYELQVEDFQGSTGTLNMKIEPPVYNA; this comes from the coding sequence ATGCCTCGTAAAGCAGCTGAAAGGTGCATTGCTTGCCGGACACTTGGTGACAGAAGGTGTTGGAAGGAACATTGCTTCTGGGCGCCCTATTTTCCATATGggcaaaaggaagaagaattcTCTATGATGCATGAGATATTTGATGCCGATTTCGTGCGCGCCACTTTGTACAGAATTCCTGACAACACACAAGAGGGTAAAGAGCAGAGGCATAAAGCAGTTGAATCGTTTGTATGGGAGGCACGCATTTGGAAGGAGAATCCGGCATTTCCCCCTCTGGCACACTTCCTATCAGCGGTTGAGCGAGTGAAAGAGCTGCAGAGTAACATTAATAACATCATCAGTTTTAAAACCGAACCCTTTATCAAACCGTATGAGCTTCAAGTTGAAGATTTTCAAGGTTCAACAGGTACGTTGAATATGAAGATTGAGCCCCCAGTTTATAATGCATAA
- the LOC119989598 gene encoding two-component response regulator ORR9-like: MVIGAETQFHVLAVDDSIIDRKVIERLLKTSSYQVTAVDSGIKALEFLGLNIEDDHHHVLINEDDDDASVPSVSPVHQNQEIEVNLIITDYCMPGMTGFDLLRKIKESKTFKDVPVVIMSSENVPSRINRCLEEGAEEFFLKPVQLSDVNKLKPHLLKGRSKEEDEPNTNNKRKGSEEIQSPEKSRTRHNIDLDMV, translated from the exons ATGGTTATTGGGGCAGAGACCCAATTCCATGTTCTTGCTGTTGATGACAGCATCATTGACAGGAAGGTCATTGAGAGGCTCCTCAAAACCTCTTCCTATCAAG TTACTGCAGTTGATTCAGGAATTAAAGCCTTGGAGTTTCTGGGTCTGAATATTGAAGATGATCATCATCATGTACTGAtaaatgaagatgatgatgatgcaagtGTTCCCTCTGTTTCTCCAGTTCATCAAAATCAAGAGATTGAAGTGAACTTGATCATCACAGAttactgtatgcctggaatgaCTGGATTTGATCTCCTTAGAAAGATTAAGGAATCTAAAACCTTCAAAGATGTACCAGTTGTGATCATGTCCTCAGAGAATGTCCCTTCAAGGATTAACAG GTGTTTGGAAGAAGGAGCAGAAGAGTTCTTTCTGAAGCCAGTTCAATTATCAGATGTGAATAAGCTTAAACCCCATCTGCTTAAAGGGAGATCCAAGGAGGAAGATGAACCAAACACCAATAACAAGAGAAAAGGCAGTGAAGAGATTCAATCTCCTGAAAAATCAAGAACAAGACACAATATTGACCTTGACATGGTTTAA
- the LOC119989597 gene encoding protein NRT1/ PTR FAMILY 5.4 translates to MDASSASQIMIQNGHKEAKRKQHESSSKGGWNSAMFIIAVEVAERFAFYGLSANLINYFTDKLGQSISTAAKNVNTWVGVSALFPLLGAFVADAYLGRFKTILLSSIIYFLGIVLLTLSVSVIPLHYRKAVFFTAIYVLAIGEGGHKPCVQTFAADQFDEDTPEQKKTKSSFFNWWYLGIVIGASVATTAVIYIQDNVGWGTAFGVLAGILGVALVVFLLGIRTYRKESPVGSPLTTVAQVLVASAKKWRVSETRNHGICSEDDEIDGVYLEDQPKPRKLARTKQFRFLDKAAIIDNIDVSSKKRNPWRLCTLNQVEEVKLVLRLIPIWLACLMFATIQAQLHTFFTKQGGTLKRSIGHHFLVPPASLMSLVGVTILIFVPIYDGIVVPMARKITGHTSGITMLQRIGIGLFLTIVEMVVAALIESKRVKIARDHGLLDSPKAVIPMSIWWLLPQYILTGIVDVFTYVGLQELSYDQMPDTMRSLGAAAQMLVVGIGSFVSTAVIDIVQAIGSRAGGSMLGDNLNRAHLDYFYWVLAGLSAVNLCVYVLIARGFVYKKVEEGGLEFGLKMQRDLSLHGYSEAEK, encoded by the exons ATGGATGCCTCATCAGCTTCTCAAATCATGATCCAAAATGGTCATAAAGAAGCAAAGAGAAAACAACATGAATCCTCTTCTAAGGGTGGTTGGAATTCTGCTATGTTTATTATAGCTGTGGAGGTGGCAGAGAGATTTGCTTTCTATGGATTGAGTGCTAATCTCATCAATTATTTCACTGATAAACTTGGCCAGTCCATCTCAACTGCAGCCAAGAACGTCAACACTTGGGTTGGTGTTTCTGCCCTTTTTCCCCTTCTTGGTGCCTTTGTTGCCGATGCTTATCTAGGCCGATTCAAGACCATTCTCCTCTCCTCCATCATCTATTTCTTG GGGATTGTTCTGTTGACATTGTCAGTATCAGTGATTCCTTTGCACTACCGGAAAGCAGTGTTCTTTACAGCAATCTATGTACTGGCTATAGGTGAAGGTGGACACAAGCCATGTGTGCAAACATTTGCAGCAGACCAGTTTGACGAGGATACACCAGAGCAGAAAAAGACCAAGAGCTCATTCTTCAATTGGTGGTATTTGGGGATAGTCATTGGTGCTTCTGTGGCCACCACTGCAGTCATTTACATCCAG GACAATGTTGGGTGGGGAACAGCATTTGGGGTGCTGGCGGGGATACTGGGCGTGGCGTTGGTGGTGTTTCTACTCGGAATCAGAACGTACAGGAAAGAGAGCCCGGTGGGGAGCCCACTCACAACTGTGGCACAAGTACTTGTTGCATCAGCCAAGAAGTGGCGCGTGAGCGAGACGCGCAACCATGGCATTTGCTCTGAGGATGATGAGATTGATGGGGTATATTTGGAGGATCAACCTAAGCCTAGAAAACTGGCTCGGACCAAACAATTCAG ATTTCTTGACAAGGCAGCGATCATTGACAACATTGATGTCTCAAGCAAGAAAAGGAACCCTTGGAGGCTATGTACACTAAACCAAGTTGAAGAAGTGAAACTAGTCCTCCGGCTCATCCCAATATGGTTAGCTTGTCTAATGTTCGCTACCATTCAAGCTCAACTACACACCTTCTTCACCAAACAAGGAGGCACGTTGAAAAGATCGATCGGACATCATTTTCTCGTTCCTCCTGCATCGCTTATGAGCCTGGTAGGCGTCACAATCCTCATCTTCGTCCCTATTTACGATGGAATCGTCGTTCCAATGGCTCGGAAAATAACAGGACACACCTCCGGCATTACAATGCTACAAAGAATAGGCATTGGTTTGTTCCTAACTATTGTTGAAATGGTGGTTGCTGCCCTAATAGAGTCCAAAAGGGTCAAAATTGCTAGAGACCATGGACTACTAGACTCTCCAAAGGCAGTAATACCAATGAGTATATGGTGGTTACTCCCCCAGTACATTTTGACAGGAATTGTTGATGTTTTCACCTATGTTGGACTGCAAGAGTTGTCGTACGATCAAATGCCGGATACGATGAGAAGCTTGGGAGCTGCAGCTCAGATGTTGGTGGTAGGTATTGGAAGCTTTGTTAGTACTGCAGTCATTGATATTGTACAAGCAATAGGTTCCAGAGCTGGTGGCAGTATGCTTGGTGACAATCTAAATCGCGCTCATCTCGATTATTTCTACTGGGTTTTGGCTGGATTGAGCGCTGTGAATTTGTGTGTTTATGTGTTGATTGCTAGAGGTTTTGTGTACAAGAAAGTTGAGGAGGGTGGTCTTGAATTTGGTTTGAAGATGCAGAGAGATTTGAGTCTCCATGGATACTCAGAAGCAGAGAAGTAA